From Trichoplusia ni isolate ovarian cell line Hi5 chromosome 11, tn1, whole genome shotgun sequence, the proteins below share one genomic window:
- the LOC113498778 gene encoding uncharacterized protein LOC113498778, producing MNKNNKKSVEMVATKNKNKVVVPCSTPEHRQDSPSRDSDSLCDSEAASPVPFFCTQDGAEGETDVVWNFYTPKSEQAQKSRFKNSTPVSRKSKRVIKPKIIEKLPPRRRPLKPTHKKTALFQELIELNQNLHELMTQNPQNLATEKLNSGSEDDIFNESPEFSPKSRVRSNSRCLRRNVLSSNFVKTDPETALESDDSMNECLIKASQVVEENILNEAPAVKKPCYERNYKNKLFTSDINFKMDQDSMDAILNSIKLDSPMVYKAKQISSPQMNNDSFDSLVGNLNDSTLEKLTQMPAKMDTSKRKSRLNESRSDGNNWTIKELIVHESSPSSKSIFSRHNSMPVSPSVTNQGKPSTSGMAFGRYNSMPFRKDADATIVPGDSPIRCTPEEIKKKHQLAREKLLAKRLLPFTVTQNSSQSSNSANSTQMTQQPISKIIEKQFEHKRDLEPLVPKKVQFQPKVASSAATMKNKLNTVNSDPKPTNSSEDLKLLIEKKRQEALMKLRRRQIQSKIV from the exons atgaacaaaaataataaaaaatcggtAGAAATGGTtgcgacaaaaaataaaaataaag TTGTGGTGCCTTGTTCAACACCAGAGCATCGGCAGGACTCACCGTCAAGAGACAGCGACTCGTTATGTGACTCGGAGGCAGCAAGCCCCGTCCCATTCTTCTGTACACAGGATGGAGCAGAAGGAGAAACAGATGTAGTCTGGAATTTCTACACACCAAAATCAGAACAGGCTCAAAAATCACGTTTTAAAAATTCAACTCCAGTCAGTCGCAAATCAAAAAGAGTgataaaacctaaaataatagaaaaattacCTCCAAGACGAAGACCATTAAAACCAACACACAAGAAAACTGCATTATTCCAAGAGTTAATAGAACTCAATCAAAATTTACATGAACTTATGACCCAGAACCCTCAAAACTTAGctacagaaaaattaaattctggAAGTGAAGATGATATCTTCAATGAATCACCAGAATTCTCCCCCAAGAGTAGAGTTAGAAGTAATTCACGATGCTTGAGAAGAAATGTGTTAAGCtctaattttgtaaaaactGATCCGGAAACAGCTTTGGAATCAGATGATTCTATGAATGAGTGTTTAATTAAGGCCAGTCAAGTTGTCGAAGAAAACATCTTAAATGAAGCCCCCGCTGTCAAAAAACCTTGTTATGAACGTAATTATAAGAACAAGTTATTTACCTCAgacatcaattttaaaatggaCCAGGATTCTATGGATGCTATTCTGAATAGTATAAAATTGGATTCACCAATGGTCtataaagcaaaacaaataaGTTCACCACAGATGAACAATGATTCTTTTGACAGTTTGGTTGGCAATCTGAATGACAGTACTCTAGAAAAACTTACACAGATGCCTGCAAAAATGGACACATCAAAAAGGAAAAGTAGGCTAAATGAATCTAGATCAGATGGGAACAATTGGACGATAAAAGAGTTAATTGTTCATGAAAGTAGCCcatcatcaaaatcaatatttagtcGCCATAACTCTATGCCAGTGTCACCATCAGTAACAAACCAGGGTAAACCATCTACTAGTGGCATGGCATTTGGAAGATATAACTCAATGCCTTTTAGGAAGGATGCAGATGCTACTATAg ttcCAGGTGATTCTCCAATCAGATGTACtccagaagaaataaaaaagaaacatcagTTGGCAAGAGAAAAATTGTTGGCAAAGAGGCTCTTGCCATTTACAGTCACACAGAATTCATCACAGAGTAGCAATTCTGCCAATTCCACACAAATGACCCAACAACCAATATCAAAGATAATTGAAAAGCAATTTGAACATAAAAGGGATCTAGAACCACTTGTGCCTAAAAAAGTTCAGTTTCAACCTAAAGTTGCCAGTAGTGCAGCaactatgaaaaataaactgaacACAGTGAACTCTGACCCAAAACCCACCAATAGTTCTGaagatttaaaattgttaattgaaaagAAACGACAAGAAGCATTAATGAAATTAAGACGCCGACAAATTCAAAGCAAAATCGTTTAG
- the LOC113498842 gene encoding uncharacterized protein LOC113498842, giving the protein MALNYFRQIARVRCTVGPQRCNNVQRFISTSEPRRLGMIPIVVEQTGRGERAYDIYSRLLRERIICLMGPINDEISSLIVAQLLFLQSESSKKPVHLYINSPGGNVTAGLGIYDTMQYITPPVATWCVGQACSMASLLLAAGATGMRHALPNSRIMIHQPSGGVRGQATDIQIQAEEILKLKAQINSLYVRHTGLPVEKVQSSMERDYFMSPTEAKGFGLIDNVLEHPPSHAMEQQCAAGATPNATAV; this is encoded by the coding sequence atggcaCTGAATTACTTTCGACAAATAGCTCGAGTACGGTGTACTGTAGGCCCTCAAAGATGTAATAATGTCCAGCGATTTATTAGCACCAGTGAGCCGCGAAGACTTGGAATGATACCAATTGTTGTGGAACAGACGGGTCGAGGTGAGCGCGCATACGACATATATTCAAGACTTCTCCGCGAACGCATCATTTGTCTCATGGGTCCCATAAACGACGAAATTAGTTCACTGATTGTTGCCCAGCTGCTGTTCTTACAATCGGAGTCTAGCAAAAAACCCGTCCATCTCTACATAAACTCGCCTGGTGGCAATGTTACCGCCGGGTTGGGTATATACGATACCATGCAATACATCACACCGCCGGTAGCTACGTGGTGTGTGGGACAAGCCTGCAGCATGGCATCTCTACTTCTGGCTGCTGGGGCCACGGGGATGCGCCACGCACTTCCAAACTCCCGCATTATGATTCATCAGCCCTCTGGTGGGGTCAGAGGCCAGGCTACAGACATTCAGATCCAAGCGGAGGAGATATTGAAGCTCAAAGCACAAATTAATTCACTATATGTGAGACATACTGGTTTGCCAGTAGAGAAAGTGCAATCTTCTATGGAGAGAGACTACTTCATGTCACCAACTGAGGCGAAAGGCTTTGGACTGATCGACAATGTTTTGGAACATCCACCATCACATGCTATGGAGCAGCAGTGTGCTGCAGGAGCTACTCCTAATGCTACCGCTGTCTGA